Proteins encoded by one window of Mustela erminea isolate mMusErm1 chromosome 5, mMusErm1.Pri, whole genome shotgun sequence:
- the LOC116589925 gene encoding olfactory receptor 11H7: protein MNKSGISTVTQFILLGFPGPWKIQITLFSMILLIYILTLTGNTAIICAVRWDHRLHTPMYVLLANFSFLEIWYVTCTVPNMLVNFLSKTKTISFSGCFTQFYFFFSLGTTECFFLCVMAYDRYLAICHPLHYPSIMTGQLCVTLVSLCWLTGFLGHAITIFFISQLPFCGPNIIDHFLCDVDPLMALSCAPAPIIEHVFHSVSSLIIITTIWYILGSYALVLRAVLKVPSSAGRQKAFSTCGSHLVVVSLFYGTIMVMYVSPTSGDSVAMHKIITLIYSVVTPVLNPIIYSLRNKDMKFALRQVICGMKIIQPL, encoded by the coding sequence ATGAATAAGTCAGGGATATCTACTGTGACACAGTTTATCTTGTTGGGCTTTCCTGGTCCCTGGAAAATACAGATCACCCTTTTCTCAATGATTTTGTTGATCTATATCTTGACTCTAACTGGGAATACAGCCATCATTTGTGCAGTGAGATGGGACCATCGGCTCCATACCCCTATGTATGTGCTCCTGGCTAACTTCTCCTTCCTAGAAATCTGGTATGTGACTTGCACAGTCCCCAACATGTTGGtcaattttctttccaaaaccaAGACCATATCATTCTCTGGTTGCTTCACTCAATTCTACTTCTTCTTTTCACTGGGCACAACTGAgtgcttcttcctctgtgtcaTGGCCTATGATCGGTACCTGGCCATCTGCCATCCACTGCACTATCCCTCCATTATGACTGGGCAGCTCTGTGTCACTCTGGTGTCTCTTTGTTGGCTCACTGGTTTCCTTGGACATGCAAttactattttcttcatttctcaacTACCCTTTTGTGGTCCCAACATTATTGATCACTTTCTGTGTGATGTGGACCCACTGATGGCATTGTCCTGTGCCCCTGCACCCATCATAGAGCATGTATTCCATTCTGTGAGCTCTCTTATCATCATTACCACCATTTGGTACATTCTTGGGTCCTATGCCCTGGTGCTCAGAGCTGTCCTTAAGGTTCCTTCTTCAGCTGGGCGGCAAAAAGCCTTCTCTACCTGTGGATCCCATTTAGTTGTAGTGTCTTTGTTCTATGGAACCATAATGGTGATGTATGTGAGTCCCACATCTGGTGACTCCGTTGCTATGCATAAGATCATCACACTGATATACTCTGTAGTGACACCAGTCTTAAACCCCATCATCTATAGCCTACGCAACAAGGACATGAAATTTGCCCTCCGTCAGGTCATTTGTGGAATGAAAATAATCCAACCTTTGTGA
- the LOC116589926 gene encoding olfactory receptor 11H6, with amino-acid sequence MFIIIHSLVTSVSLTVLESQNTTMHFVTEFVLLGFPGQREMQNFFFSFILVVYLLTLLGNGIIVCIVKWDKRLHTPMYIFLGNFAFLEIWYISSTIPNMLVNILSETKTISFTGCFLQFYFFFSLGTTECFFLSVMAYDRYLAICRPLHYPSIMTGKLCVILVCVCWVSGFLCYPVPIVLISQLPFCGPNIIDHFVCDPGPLFALACIPAPSPELICYTFNSLIIFGPFLSILGSYTLVLRAVLRVPSGAGRTKAFSTCGSHLMVVSLFYGTLMVMYVSPTSGNPTGMQKIITLVYSAVTPLLNPLIYSLRNKDMKDALKRVLGLRTNQN; translated from the coding sequence atgtttattattattcactCCTTAGTTACTTCTGTTTCTCTAACAGTTTTGGAATCCCAGAATACAACAATGCATTTTGTGACTGAATTTGTCCTTCTGGGTTTCCCTGGTCAAAGGGAGATGCAGaactttttcttctcattcatcCTGGTGGTCTATCTCCTCACCCTACTGGGGAACGGGATTATTGTCTGCATAGTGAAATGGGACAAGCGTCTTCACACACCCATGTACATCTTCTTGGGAAACTTTGCCTTCCTAGAGATCTGGTACATTTCCTCCACTATCCCAAACATGCTAGTCAACATCCTCTCTGAGACCAAGACCATCTCCTTCACTGGCTGCTTCCtccaattctatttctttttttcactgggTACCACAGAATGTTTTTTCTTATCAGTCATGGCCTATGATAGATACCTTGCCATCTGTCGCCCACTACATTACCCCTCCATCATGACTGGGAAGCTCTGTGTGATCCTGGTCTGTGTTTGCTGGGTGAGTGGATTTCTCTGCTATCCAGTCCCCATTGTCCTCATCTCCCAACTTCCCTTCTGTGGACCCAACATCATTGACCACTTTGTGTGTGACCCAGGCCCACTGTTCGCACTGGCCTGcatccctgctccttcccctgagCTCATCTGTTACACCTTCAACTCACTGATTATCTTTGGGCCCTTCCTTTCCATCCTGGGATCTTATACTCTGGTACTCAGAGCTGTGCTTCGTGTTCCTTCTGGTGCTGGTCGAACTAAAGCTTTCTCCACATGTGGGTCCCACCTAATGGTGGTGTCTCTATTCTACGGAACACTTATGGTAATGTATGTGAGCCCAACATCAGGGAACCCAACAGGAATGCAGAAGATCATCACTTTGGTATACTCAGCAGTGACTCCACTCTTAAATCCCCTTATCTATAGTCTCCGAAACAAAGACATGAAAGATGCCCTAAAGAGAGTCCTAGGATTAAGAACTAACCAAAACTGA